Proteins encoded in a region of the Corynebacterium genitalium ATCC 33030 genome:
- a CDS encoding RelA/SpoT domain-containing protein has protein sequence MDLNSKPPFSKGDMKRAGKALMVGEGLDVEKYAEIVAWHQDLIVLIRETCERVIARYQEEYGDSDHLHSISRVFGSDRTKSKDTLTAKLGRIGMSLDSIQDFAGVRYDIEAGLTAQTYLAGRFESAFSDMGASVNVRDYRQDTQQGYRAIHLWLRMPAGRVEIQLRTSLQSRWASLNEFLGDKVGRSIRYEEPQESDFPELFVIIERVRFFSEAIRSIEERREMLLRDLSVQADIADALVLRNLQRSDQETAEILELMAVTSSEIAYLEAKPASQMKEGDDS, from the coding sequence GTGGATCTGAACAGTAAGCCGCCTTTCTCGAAGGGCGATATGAAGCGAGCCGGAAAAGCGCTCATGGTGGGCGAGGGTCTGGATGTAGAGAAGTACGCGGAGATCGTGGCCTGGCACCAGGACCTAATCGTGCTTATACGTGAAACGTGTGAGCGTGTGATCGCTCGCTACCAGGAAGAATATGGTGATAGCGACCATCTTCATTCAATTTCACGTGTGTTTGGCAGCGATCGCACGAAGAGCAAAGACACGCTCACCGCAAAGCTGGGACGTATCGGAATGAGTCTTGATTCGATACAGGATTTTGCAGGTGTCAGATACGATATCGAGGCGGGTTTGACCGCGCAAACTTATCTAGCTGGCCGTTTTGAATCTGCATTCTCTGACATGGGTGCCTCTGTGAATGTGCGTGATTACCGTCAGGATACCCAGCAGGGGTATCGCGCCATTCATCTTTGGTTGCGTATGCCAGCTGGCCGAGTGGAGATTCAACTCCGGACGTCATTGCAATCACGCTGGGCCAGCCTGAACGAGTTTCTTGGAGACAAAGTCGGGCGCTCGATCCGTTATGAGGAGCCTCAGGAGAGTGACTTCCCTGAATTGTTCGTGATCATTGAAAGGGTGCGTTTCTTCTCTGAAGCAATCCGGTCCATCGAGGAAAGGCGCGAGATGTTGCTGCGGGATCTGAGTGTGCAAGCAGATATCGCGGATGCTCTCGTTCTGCGCAACCTGCAGCGATCTGACCAAGAGACGGCAGAGATACTAGAATTGATGGCCGTAACCAGTTCCGAAATTGCCTACTTAGAAGCGAAACCTGCCTCACAGATGAAGGAGGGGGATGACTCATGA
- the purM gene encoding phosphoribosylformylglycinamidine cyclo-ligase, whose translation MTTPESEVSYAAAGVNIEEGDRAVELIKDHAKRATRPEVRGGLGGFAGLFALGNYKQPLLAAGSDGVGTKLAVAQAMDKHDTIGIDLVAMCVDDLVVCGAEPLFLQDYIAVGKVVPEKIADIVGGIAEGCVQAGCALLGGETAEHPGVMGENEYDVSATAVGVVEAEEVLGPDRVREGDVIIGMASSGLHSNGYSLARHVLLEKAGLPLDGHIEELGHTLGEELLEPTRIYALDCLALANECEVRTFCHVTGGGLVGNMERVIPEGKVAEMHRATWSPPEIFRTIRSVGKVPDTEMEKTFNKGVGMVAIVAPEDRDRALAMLTARHVECWELGEVRGTTDADEGARAVLVGSHSF comes from the coding sequence ATGACCACCCCCGAGTCGGAAGTCTCCTACGCCGCTGCCGGCGTCAACATTGAGGAAGGCGACCGCGCAGTCGAGCTGATCAAGGACCACGCCAAGCGCGCCACCCGCCCCGAGGTCCGTGGTGGACTGGGAGGCTTCGCCGGTCTCTTCGCGCTGGGTAACTACAAGCAGCCGCTGCTCGCGGCTGGTTCGGACGGTGTGGGCACGAAGCTCGCCGTCGCCCAGGCGATGGACAAGCACGACACCATCGGCATCGACCTGGTGGCCATGTGCGTCGACGATCTTGTGGTCTGCGGCGCGGAGCCGCTGTTCCTGCAGGACTACATCGCGGTGGGCAAGGTCGTGCCGGAGAAGATTGCCGATATCGTCGGCGGCATTGCCGAGGGCTGCGTCCAGGCCGGATGCGCCCTGCTCGGCGGGGAGACCGCGGAGCACCCCGGCGTGATGGGGGAGAACGAGTACGACGTGTCCGCCACCGCTGTCGGCGTGGTGGAAGCTGAAGAGGTGCTCGGGCCGGACCGCGTGCGCGAGGGGGACGTCATCATCGGCATGGCCTCCTCTGGCCTGCACTCCAACGGCTACTCGCTGGCCCGCCACGTCCTGCTGGAAAAGGCCGGCCTACCGCTGGACGGCCACATCGAGGAGCTGGGTCACACCCTCGGCGAGGAGCTGCTGGAGCCGACCCGCATCTACGCCCTGGATTGCTTGGCGTTGGCCAACGAGTGCGAGGTGCGCACGTTCTGCCACGTCACCGGCGGCGGCCTGGTGGGCAACATGGAGCGCGTCATCCCCGAAGGCAAGGTCGCGGAAATGCACCGCGCGACATGGAGCCCGCCGGAGATCTTCCGCACGATCCGCTCTGTGGGCAAGGTGCCGGACACCGAGATGGAGAAGACCTTCAACAAGGGTGTCGGCATGGTCGCCATCGTTGCGCCGGAGGACCGCGACCGCGCGCTGGCGATGCTCACCGCCCGCCACGTCGAATGCTGGGAGCTTGGCGAAGTCCGCGGCACCACCGACGCAGACGAGGGTGCACGCGCTGTGCTTGTGGGATCCCACTCTTTCTAA
- the purL gene encoding phosphoribosylformylglycinamidine synthase subunit PurL — protein MAVHNDTVEAAKASPEQEQPYAALGLKDDEYARIREILGRRPTDAELTVYSVMWSEHCSYKSSKVHLRYFGETMTEEMGAKLLAGIGENAGVVDIGDGNAVTFRVESHNHPSYVEPYQGAATGVGGIVRDIMAMGARPIAVMDQLRFGPADAEDTKRVLPGVVSGIGGYGNSLGLPNIGGETCFDETYAGNPLVNALCVGTLKVEDLKLAFASGKGNKVMLFGSRTGLDGIGGVSVLASESFEDGAERKLPAVQVGDPFAEKVLIECCLELYAADVVVGIQDLGGAGLACATSELAAAGDGGMRVNLDAVPLRAENMTAAEILASESQERMCAVVAPENVERFKEICAKWDVNCAEIGEVTGEGDRLVIEHNGEVVLDAPPSTIADEAPVYDRPWARPEWMDEVQVAGDVDKQEDLADAWLKMVASPALCSRDWITEQYDRYVRGNTVQARHADSGVLRIDESTRRGVSVSADASGRYTYLDPNMGARLALAEAYRNVVVTGARPVAVTNCLNFGSPENPDVMWQFREAVHGLADGAVELSIPVSGGNVSFYNQTGDTPILPTPVVGVLGVMDDVAASVSPRVVNNGESEILVLLGETRDEFGGSVWQEISGAPLRGLPPQVDLANEARLAEFFAPESPAAEDSDRPDGSPARGLTAAHDLSEGGLAQAVFEMIKETEKGAELDLSGVHEDAFTALFSESASRVLVACSPDRVDRVVADATELGIPVAIVGSTNLSGDITFADGTAAAGQSVSVAALRAAWSATLPGLFAHADAPNSAV, from the coding sequence GTGGCCGTACACAATGACACCGTCGAGGCCGCGAAGGCATCGCCTGAGCAGGAGCAACCGTACGCCGCGCTGGGCCTGAAAGATGACGAATACGCTCGCATCCGCGAGATTCTCGGCCGCCGCCCCACCGATGCGGAGCTGACCGTGTACTCCGTGATGTGGTCGGAACACTGCTCCTACAAGTCGTCGAAAGTGCACCTGCGCTACTTCGGCGAGACGATGACCGAAGAGATGGGCGCGAAGTTGCTCGCCGGCATCGGTGAGAACGCCGGTGTGGTCGACATTGGTGACGGCAACGCGGTGACCTTCCGCGTTGAGTCCCACAACCACCCCAGCTACGTGGAGCCCTACCAGGGTGCGGCGACCGGTGTTGGCGGCATCGTGCGCGACATTATGGCGATGGGTGCCCGCCCGATCGCGGTCATGGACCAACTGCGCTTCGGTCCGGCTGACGCGGAAGACACGAAGCGAGTTCTGCCGGGTGTGGTGTCCGGCATCGGCGGCTACGGCAACTCGCTGGGCCTGCCCAACATCGGTGGTGAGACCTGCTTCGACGAAACCTACGCAGGTAATCCGCTGGTCAACGCACTGTGCGTGGGCACCCTCAAGGTCGAGGACCTCAAGCTCGCCTTCGCGTCCGGTAAAGGCAACAAGGTCATGCTGTTCGGCTCGCGCACCGGCCTCGACGGCATTGGCGGCGTGTCCGTCCTCGCCTCTGAGAGCTTCGAAGATGGTGCGGAGCGCAAGCTGCCCGCCGTGCAGGTCGGTGACCCCTTCGCGGAGAAGGTGTTGATCGAGTGCTGCCTCGAGCTCTACGCCGCTGACGTGGTCGTGGGCATCCAGGACCTTGGCGGCGCGGGCCTAGCCTGCGCGACCTCCGAGCTGGCTGCTGCCGGCGACGGCGGTATGCGCGTCAACCTCGACGCTGTCCCGCTGCGCGCAGAGAACATGACTGCCGCAGAAATCCTCGCCTCCGAGTCGCAGGAGCGCATGTGCGCTGTCGTCGCGCCGGAGAACGTCGAGCGTTTCAAGGAGATCTGCGCCAAGTGGGACGTCAACTGCGCTGAGATTGGTGAGGTCACCGGCGAGGGCGACCGCCTAGTCATTGAGCACAACGGTGAGGTCGTTCTCGACGCTCCGCCGTCCACGATCGCCGACGAAGCTCCGGTGTATGACCGTCCCTGGGCTCGTCCGGAGTGGATGGATGAGGTGCAGGTGGCTGGTGACGTCGATAAGCAGGAAGACCTGGCGGACGCATGGCTGAAGATGGTCGCATCGCCGGCATTGTGCTCGCGCGATTGGATCACCGAGCAGTACGACCGCTACGTGCGCGGCAACACGGTGCAAGCGCGCCACGCGGACTCCGGCGTTTTGCGTATCGACGAATCCACCCGCCGCGGTGTCTCCGTCTCCGCCGATGCATCCGGACGCTACACCTACCTCGACCCCAACATGGGTGCGCGGCTGGCGCTGGCTGAGGCGTACCGCAATGTCGTCGTGACCGGCGCGCGGCCAGTCGCTGTGACCAACTGCCTCAACTTCGGCTCGCCGGAGAACCCCGACGTGATGTGGCAGTTCCGCGAGGCAGTCCACGGGCTTGCCGACGGCGCAGTCGAACTGAGCATCCCTGTCTCCGGCGGCAACGTGTCCTTCTACAACCAGACTGGAGACACCCCGATCCTGCCGACGCCGGTCGTCGGCGTGCTCGGTGTGATGGACGACGTGGCTGCATCCGTCAGCCCGCGCGTGGTCAACAACGGTGAATCCGAGATTCTCGTGCTGCTGGGCGAGACCCGCGACGAGTTCGGCGGCTCCGTGTGGCAGGAGATCTCTGGTGCGCCGCTGCGCGGCCTGCCGCCGCAGGTCGACCTGGCCAACGAGGCGCGCCTGGCCGAATTCTTCGCGCCCGAATCCCCAGCCGCCGAAGATTCGGATCGCCCAGACGGTTCACCCGCCCGCGGCCTCACCGCCGCCCACGATTTGTCCGAAGGCGGGCTGGCGCAGGCTGTCTTCGAGATGATCAAGGAGACCGAGAAGGGCGCGGAGCTGGATCTGTCCGGCGTGCACGAGGATGCATTCACCGCGCTGTTCTCCGAGTCCGCTTCCCGCGTGCTCGTCGCGTGCAGCCCGGACCGCGTCGACCGCGTTGTCGCCGACGCCACCGAGCTGGGCATTCCGGTGGCCATTGTCGGCTCGACGAACCTTTCCGGTGACATCACGTTCGCCGACGGCACGGCAGCCGCCGGTCAGAGCGTATCTGTCGCGGCGCTGCGTGCCGCGTGGTCGGCGACACTGCCTGGCCTGTTCGCGCACGCCGACGCCCCGAACTCTGCGGTGTAA
- a CDS encoding sterol carrier family protein, producing MAPKNDPVATRAAVEAVRGWIEDPSQPRPPRAQLADACRRTARALANELPGHTVELRVPPFVAVQCVEGPRHTRGTPPNVVEMAPEVWLQLATGQAEFAEAVADGRVSASGSRAGDVAAGLPVVRF from the coding sequence ATGGCTCCGAAGAATGATCCTGTTGCGACGCGTGCGGCTGTTGAGGCGGTGCGCGGGTGGATCGAGGATCCGTCGCAGCCGCGTCCTCCGCGCGCCCAGCTCGCAGATGCTTGTCGACGCACCGCCCGCGCCCTCGCCAACGAACTCCCCGGTCACACTGTGGAACTTCGGGTCCCGCCGTTCGTGGCGGTGCAGTGCGTGGAAGGGCCGAGGCACACCCGCGGGACGCCGCCGAATGTGGTGGAGATGGCTCCGGAGGTGTGGCTGCAGCTGGCGACGGGGCAGGCTGAGTTTGCGGAAGCGGTCGCTGACGGCCGGGTGAGCGCCTCCGGTTCGCGCGCCGGGGATGTGGCTGCTGGCCTGCCCGTGGTGCGGTTCTGA
- a CDS encoding DUF3073 domain-containing protein: MGRGRAKAKQTKVARQLKYNTPDMDLDSLQRELAGEPTRSEWDEDDSDDYEVDPQYAEYADWDPEDDAQRR; the protein is encoded by the coding sequence ATGGGCCGCGGACGCGCCAAAGCAAAGCAGACCAAGGTTGCACGCCAGCTGAAGTACAACACGCCTGACATGGATCTGGATTCGCTCCAGCGTGAGCTTGCAGGCGAGCCCACCCGTTCCGAGTGGGACGAGGATGACTCCGACGACTACGAGGTAGACCCGCAGTACGCTGAGTACGCGGACTGGGATCCGGAGGACGACGCGCAGCGTCGATAA
- the purF gene encoding amidophosphoribosyltransferase: MQVQNPMLNLEADEPEPREECGVFGVWAPGEDVSKLTYFGLFALQHRGQEGAGIAVGDQGRIVVFKDSGLVSQVFDEAILDALQGDVAIGHTRYSTAGAQSWENVQPMFRTSPNGTDVSLAHNGNLTNYATLRDEAVARKLVPRDGVDGQGSSSDTAVVSALLADGVTGDRTLLDSARELLPQIKGAFCLVFTDGHTLYAARDPHGVRPLSLGRLEKGWVIASETSALDITGASFVRDIEPGELIAIDASGIHTERYADPAPKTCVFEYVYIARPDSVIEGKTVNAARLEIGRRLSHVAPVDADVVMPVPESGTPAAIGYAEESGIPFAQGLMKNAYVGRTFIQPSDTLRQLGLRLKLNPVREIIEGKSLVVVDDSIVRGNTQRKLIRMLREAGAAEVHVRIASPPVKWPCFYGIDFASPGELIANNAGGDDAAVAENICRVIGADTLAFVSIDDMIASTERPAASLCAACFDGHYPLGLPENNVNADAVRRIQEGMF, from the coding sequence ATGCAGGTGCAGAACCCGATGCTGAATCTGGAAGCAGACGAGCCCGAGCCACGCGAAGAATGCGGTGTGTTCGGGGTGTGGGCGCCCGGGGAGGACGTGTCGAAGCTGACGTACTTCGGCCTGTTCGCCCTCCAGCACCGCGGCCAGGAGGGTGCCGGCATCGCGGTGGGCGACCAGGGGCGCATCGTGGTCTTCAAGGACAGCGGGCTGGTCTCCCAGGTTTTCGATGAGGCGATCCTCGACGCGTTGCAGGGCGATGTGGCGATCGGCCACACCCGCTATTCCACAGCTGGTGCGCAGAGCTGGGAGAACGTCCAGCCGATGTTCCGGACCTCGCCGAACGGCACGGATGTGTCGTTGGCGCACAACGGCAATCTGACGAACTACGCGACACTGCGCGATGAGGCAGTTGCGCGCAAGCTCGTCCCGCGCGACGGCGTCGACGGGCAGGGGTCTTCGTCCGACACGGCTGTTGTCAGCGCCTTGCTTGCCGACGGAGTGACCGGCGATCGCACCCTGCTCGATTCCGCCCGCGAACTGTTGCCGCAGATTAAGGGCGCTTTCTGTCTGGTGTTCACCGACGGCCACACTTTGTACGCTGCCCGTGACCCGCACGGTGTGCGCCCGCTGTCGCTCGGCCGGTTGGAGAAGGGCTGGGTCATCGCCTCTGAAACATCCGCGCTGGACATCACGGGCGCTTCTTTCGTGCGCGACATCGAGCCGGGCGAGCTCATTGCGATCGACGCCTCCGGCATCCACACCGAACGTTACGCCGACCCGGCGCCGAAGACCTGCGTATTCGAGTACGTCTACATTGCCCGCCCCGATTCGGTCATCGAGGGCAAGACAGTCAACGCGGCCCGCCTGGAGATTGGCCGTAGGTTGTCGCATGTGGCGCCGGTGGATGCGGACGTCGTCATGCCTGTGCCGGAGTCGGGCACTCCAGCTGCAATTGGATATGCCGAAGAGTCCGGTATTCCGTTCGCGCAGGGCCTGATGAAGAACGCGTATGTAGGGCGCACGTTCATCCAGCCGTCGGACACGCTGCGCCAGCTGGGCTTGAGGTTAAAGCTCAACCCGGTGCGCGAGATCATCGAGGGCAAATCGCTTGTGGTCGTGGACGACTCCATCGTCCGCGGTAACACGCAGCGCAAACTGATCCGAATGCTGCGTGAAGCGGGCGCTGCCGAGGTGCATGTGCGCATTGCGTCGCCGCCGGTGAAGTGGCCGTGCTTCTACGGCATTGACTTCGCCAGCCCGGGCGAGCTGATTGCTAACAACGCCGGCGGGGATGATGCCGCTGTCGCCGAGAACATTTGCCGCGTCATCGGTGCGGATACACTGGCATTCGTCTCGATCGACGACATGATCGCCTCCACGGAGCGGCCCGCGGCAAGCCTGTGTGCGGCCTGCTTCGACGGCCACTACCCGCTGGGCCTGCCGGAGAACAACGTGAACGCGGATGCCGTGCGCCGCATTCAGGAAGGGATGTTTTAA
- a CDS encoding acyl-CoA thioesterase: MTEKVTPTKDPSITLRFMAAPTDVVLAGSQGVSGGRVLEWIDKAAYACAVQWSATYCVTAYVGHIHFTRPIPSGHIVEVRSRIAMTGRSSMHIVNEVLSADPREGVFTRACDCLVIFVAKNPETGKSMPVPAFVPTTDEERRVQEAAKSRIQLRDEIETEMLKQSYDGDSGAPRIIHRFMAKPTDINWGGKVHGGTAMEWIDSVGTSCTMEWSGERTFAVYAGGIRFYKPISIGDLIEVDARMTRTGNKSMNVTTHVRAGDPRGGRDNLVTAIHATFTYMAVDIDGTPLPARQFTPVTDEDKALWEHTQILQDLRQKYAPMPLVEPNPARQTVD; the protein is encoded by the coding sequence ATGACCGAGAAGGTAACGCCGACCAAAGACCCCTCCATCACCCTGCGCTTCATGGCCGCCCCCACCGACGTTGTGCTCGCCGGATCCCAAGGAGTCTCCGGCGGCCGCGTGCTCGAATGGATCGATAAAGCCGCCTACGCCTGCGCCGTCCAGTGGTCTGCGACCTACTGCGTCACCGCCTACGTCGGCCACATCCACTTCACCCGCCCCATCCCGTCCGGCCACATCGTCGAGGTGCGCTCCCGCATCGCCATGACTGGGCGTTCCTCCATGCACATCGTCAACGAAGTGCTCTCCGCCGACCCGCGCGAAGGCGTGTTCACCCGTGCTTGCGACTGCCTAGTCATCTTCGTGGCCAAGAACCCCGAGACCGGCAAATCCATGCCCGTGCCCGCCTTCGTGCCCACCACCGACGAGGAACGCCGCGTCCAAGAAGCCGCGAAATCCCGCATCCAGCTGCGCGACGAGATCGAAACCGAAATGCTCAAGCAGTCCTACGACGGCGACTCCGGCGCCCCGCGCATCATCCACCGCTTCATGGCAAAACCCACCGACATCAACTGGGGCGGCAAAGTCCACGGCGGCACCGCCATGGAATGGATCGACTCCGTGGGCACCTCCTGCACCATGGAATGGTCCGGCGAACGCACCTTCGCCGTTTACGCCGGCGGCATCCGCTTCTACAAACCCATTTCCATCGGTGACCTCATCGAAGTCGACGCGCGCATGACACGCACCGGCAACAAATCCATGAACGTGACCACGCACGTGCGCGCCGGCGACCCCCGCGGCGGCCGCGACAATCTGGTCACCGCCATCCATGCCACTTTCACCTACATGGCCGTCGACATCGACGGTACCCCCCTGCCCGCCCGCCAGTTCACCCCCGTCACCGACGAGGACAAGGCCCTCTGGGAGCACACGCAGATCCTGCAGGACCTGCGCCAGAAGTACGCGCCGATGCCCCTGGTCGAGCCGAACCCGGCCCGCCAGACCGTCGACTAG